A region from the Phycisphaerales bacterium genome encodes:
- a CDS encoding class I SAM-dependent methyltransferase, whose amino-acid sequence MYQQSVQCPEAEVEFVEKVYTKRFGVRPVKIREDFCGTAYTSCEWVRRRKGNVAVGLDLHGPTIRWGLEHNAKDLDAEQRSRLRLFKRNVLSPNAEGRGVDAVLAMNFSYWVFQTRDSLRAYFASVKKSLKKKGLFYLDIMGGWESMKEQQERRRQKGFTYVWDQAEFDPITNRIRCHIHFEFKRKGGTQGPAMRKAFTYDWRLWTIPEVRELLAEAGFKASTVYWEGDDGKGGGNGVFKPQKKGEACESFIAYIVAE is encoded by the coding sequence CTGTACCAGCAGTCGGTGCAGTGCCCGGAGGCCGAGGTCGAGTTTGTGGAGAAGGTGTACACGAAGCGGTTTGGCGTGCGCCCCGTGAAGATTCGGGAGGACTTCTGCGGGACGGCGTACACGAGTTGCGAGTGGGTTCGACGGCGGAAGGGGAACGTGGCTGTGGGGCTGGATTTGCACGGGCCGACGATCCGGTGGGGGCTGGAGCACAACGCGAAGGACCTGGACGCGGAGCAGCGGTCGCGGCTGCGGTTGTTCAAGCGCAACGTGCTCTCGCCGAACGCGGAGGGGAGGGGCGTAGACGCGGTCTTGGCGATGAACTTTTCATACTGGGTGTTCCAGACTCGGGATTCGCTGCGGGCGTATTTCGCTTCGGTGAAGAAGTCATTGAAGAAGAAGGGGCTGTTCTATCTCGACATCATGGGCGGGTGGGAGTCGATGAAGGAGCAGCAGGAGCGGCGGCGGCAGAAGGGGTTCACGTATGTGTGGGACCAGGCGGAGTTCGATCCGATCACGAACCGCATCCGCTGCCACATCCACTTTGAGTTCAAGCGGAAGGGTGGAACGCAAGGCCCAGCGATGAGGAAGGCGTTCACGTACGACTGGCGGTTGTGGACGATTCCCGAGGTGCGCGAGTTGCTTGCCGAGGCGGGGTTCAAAGCCTCGACGGTCTATTGGGAGGGTGACGACGGGAAGGGCGGGGGCAACGGCGTCTTCAAGCCCCAGAAGAAGGGCGAGGCGTGCGAGAGTTTTAT
- a CDS encoding UDP-glucose/GDP-mannose dehydrogenase family protein, which produces MRLTMVGTGYVGLVTGVCFSNTGNDVTCLDVDPNKIEKLKKGVCPIYEPGLTELMEKNHKAGRLHYTLDKKAAYTNADMIFICVGTPTGEHGQTDLKYVNAAADDIAEVLKALGPNQKPKVVVMKSTVPVGTTLAVRDRIRAKVGPSIPFKVADNPEFLKEGAAIDDFMKPDRVVVGIEDETVGEAFKELYDPFVRNGHPIYLMDVPSAEMVKYCANNFLATKISFINEMANLCEAYGADINRVREGMCSDKRIGHAFLYPGLGYGGSCFPKDTLACIMMGDKCGIEATLSKSVHAVNQKQRDRFFDKMIAHFGGKTGIGGGAAGMQGKKIAFWGVAFKPKTDDIREAPALTLIRKANGYGATCVAFDPVANENAKAELGPTATIVDNLYDAVKGADALVVSTDWDEFKSPDFDKLKSLMNTPVIFDGRNLYRLSAMRDAGFTYYSVGRAVVKAK; this is translated from the coding sequence ATGCGTCTGACAATGGTGGGTACCGGTTACGTCGGCCTGGTCACGGGCGTCTGCTTCTCCAACACGGGCAACGACGTCACCTGCCTCGACGTCGACCCCAACAAGATCGAGAAACTCAAAAAGGGCGTCTGCCCCATCTATGAGCCCGGCCTCACCGAACTCATGGAGAAGAACCACAAGGCCGGACGACTCCACTACACCCTCGACAAGAAAGCCGCCTACACCAACGCCGACATGATCTTCATCTGCGTCGGCACCCCCACCGGCGAGCACGGCCAGACCGATCTCAAATACGTCAACGCTGCCGCCGACGACATCGCCGAAGTCCTAAAGGCCCTGGGACCCAACCAGAAGCCCAAGGTGGTCGTCATGAAGTCCACCGTCCCCGTCGGCACGACCCTCGCCGTCCGCGACCGCATCCGCGCCAAGGTCGGCCCCTCCATCCCCTTCAAGGTCGCCGATAACCCCGAGTTCCTCAAGGAAGGCGCCGCCATCGACGACTTCATGAAGCCCGATCGCGTCGTCGTCGGCATCGAGGACGAGACCGTCGGCGAGGCCTTCAAGGAACTCTACGACCCCTTCGTCCGAAACGGGCACCCCATCTATCTCATGGACGTCCCCAGCGCCGAGATGGTCAAGTACTGCGCCAACAACTTCCTCGCCACCAAGATCTCCTTCATCAACGAGATGGCCAACCTCTGCGAGGCCTACGGTGCCGACATCAACCGCGTCCGCGAGGGCATGTGCTCCGACAAACGCATCGGCCACGCCTTCCTCTATCCAGGCCTCGGCTACGGCGGCTCCTGCTTCCCCAAGGACACCCTCGCCTGCATCATGATGGGCGACAAGTGCGGCATCGAGGCCACGCTCAGCAAGAGCGTCCACGCCGTCAACCAGAAGCAACGTGACCGATTCTTCGACAAAATGATCGCCCATTTCGGCGGCAAGACCGGCATCGGCGGCGGCGCGGCCGGCATGCAGGGAAAGAAAATCGCCTTCTGGGGCGTCGCCTTCAAGCCCAAGACCGACGACATCCGAGAGGCCCCCGCCCTCACCCTCATCCGCAAAGCGAACGGCTACGGCGCCACCTGCGTCGCCTTCGACCCCGTCGCCAACGAGAACGCCAAAGCCGAACTCGGCCCCACCGCCACCATCGTCGACAATCTCTACGACGCCGTCAAGGGCGCCGACGCCCTCGTCGTCTCGACAGACTGGGACGAGTTCAAGAGCCCCGACTTCGACAAACTCAAGAGCCTCATGAACACCCCCGTCATCTTCGATGGGCGAAACCTCTACCGCTTGAGTGCGATGCGCGACGCCGGGTTCACCTACTACAGCGTCGGCCGGGCGGTCGTAAAGGCCAAGTAA